From the genome of Sphingobacterium kitahiroshimense, one region includes:
- a CDS encoding nuclear transport factor 2 family protein: MRTLAKTFVAAALIAVSTFTMAAGKPEVSNPKKAVVNLSTADLAIDHYVAVMTAGQSAVVEQLFTADFSQKVHASEVKTNSRSEVISFLKKQKGEQLNCKTSTTVVQESADYMIAKITMQFEGFTKTDLVTLVNEAGNWKVSQSINSYK; encoded by the coding sequence ATGAGAACTTTAGCAAAAACATTCGTAGCAGCAGCCTTGATCGCAGTCTCTACTTTCACTATGGCAGCAGGCAAACCAGAGGTATCAAACCCTAAAAAAGCGGTGGTCAATTTATCTACAGCAGATCTCGCCATTGATCATTACGTTGCGGTTATGACAGCAGGTCAATCGGCAGTAGTAGAGCAGTTGTTTACAGCAGATTTTAGTCAAAAAGTACATGCCTCTGAGGTGAAGACAAACAGCCGTTCAGAAGTTATCAGCTTTTTGAAAAAGCAAAAAGGTGAGCAGTTGAATTGTAAAACAAGTACCACTGTCGTACAGGAGTCTGCTGATTATATGATCGCCAAAATAACGATGCAGTTTGAAGGGTTTACCAAAACCGATCTAGTGACTCTGGTCAACGAAGCCGGTAATTGGAAAGTATCCCAATCGATCAATTCGTACAAGTAA
- a CDS encoding PD-(D/E)XK nuclease family transposase has translation MFLRNNLKYGTLFQILNLHMPGGDHKTYFHDTCLCNRNSGQIFHEGFGFIYLELIFFVKSEAEVEDELDKIFFMLKNMCTLKTLPRIMKSAVFQRFFQLASYAKLTKEERTMYDISLKCKWDAEAVRMYQKEQVEGLEKQLKEAKQASKKAVAIAKAEGQHQKAIETAVKLKSMGLSVDQIAEATGLTIDEIEKLK, from the coding sequence ATTTTTCTGAGGAATAACCTTAAATATGGTACTCTATTCCAAATTTTAAACCTTCATATGCCAGGAGGTGATCATAAAACCTATTTTCACGATACCTGCCTGTGTAATAGAAATTCAGGGCAAATTTTTCACGAAGGATTTGGATTTATATACCTCGAATTGATTTTTTTTGTTAAAAGCGAAGCTGAGGTTGAAGACGAACTGGACAAAATATTTTTTATGCTAAAGAATATGTGTACGTTAAAGACCTTGCCACGGATCATGAAATCGGCGGTATTTCAACGCTTCTTTCAGTTGGCAAGCTATGCAAAATTGACAAAGGAGGAACGAACTATGTATGATATTAGTTTAAAATGTAAATGGGATGCCGAAGCAGTGCGGATGTATCAAAAGGAACAAGTTGAAGGACTAGAAAAACAATTGAAAGAGGCTAAGCAAGCATCCAAGAAAGCAGTTGCAATTGCTAAAGCTGAAGGCCAACACCAAAAAGCTATTGAGACGGCTGTAAAGCTAAAATCGATGGGATTATCAGTAGACCAAATTGCTGAGGCGACAGGCCTTACCATCGACGAGATTGAAAAACTGAAATAA
- a CDS encoding SMI1/KNR4 family protein, whose translation MTDEIKQFFKAYWQTGMKAGCTENIPKEMMVSAPNSEGSYEWKLIPGVLTNEDCKNVETQFNITFPENFIAWHKRYFFEDCDCSIIRLPFSSPTKPLQELIDNLDWCIAEQLIPLGLIPFANEGNNAGPLVFDTRNASGKEDFPIRVYDHEYGGDVDGLSEIIFSSFRKMLTCLTRFLTEI comes from the coding sequence ATGACAGACGAAATCAAACAGTTTTTTAAGGCATATTGGCAAACGGGAATGAAGGCCGGTTGCACCGAAAATATTCCAAAAGAAATGATGGTTTCGGCACCTAATAGTGAAGGAAGTTATGAATGGAAACTAATTCCTGGAGTATTGACTAATGAAGATTGTAAAAACGTAGAAACACAGTTTAACATCACTTTCCCAGAAAACTTTATAGCATGGCACAAACGTTATTTCTTCGAAGACTGTGATTGTTCAATCATCAGACTACCCTTCTCAAGTCCCACAAAACCGCTACAGGAATTAATAGACAATCTTGACTGGTGTATAGCAGAACAGCTGATTCCTCTTGGTCTTATTCCCTTTGCAAACGAAGGTAATAATGCCGGACCATTAGTCTTTGACACAAGGAACGCTAGCGGAAAGGAAGATTTTCCGATAAGAGTTTATGACCATGAATATGGTGGTGATGTAGATGGATTGAGTGAAATTATTTTTTCATCATTTAGAAAAATGCTGACATGCTTAACACGTTTCCTGACCGAAATTTAA
- a CDS encoding DUF2711 family protein, translating to MSDIFKDENIYPYQGKIKEHFKVFYDAAFIAFIPFFQIDSQTNNKVSLKKSKLLSHEEAVQEFEFLKDLPKANRQIYSYKNDEYPSNETIFLKGKAISWNKVVTGSGFTDYAELNKALRTSIGALSKNYTRPDLLENLNAFTDKKSIYHPTEGTFDMLSKASIYRTFQFFRKPQIVITDEFYQQTFSVDLDKLSEFEFCDQINFKDYYIYSADFELLFTVEWDSFFFIIATDSKKMEQLIESKLFEGFLCNDETDHDWDYVDKK from the coding sequence ATGAGCGACATATTTAAGGATGAAAACATTTATCCGTATCAAGGAAAGATAAAAGAGCATTTCAAAGTTTTTTACGATGCTGCATTTATAGCTTTCATTCCATTCTTTCAAATTGATTCACAGACGAATAACAAGGTTAGTCTCAAGAAATCAAAACTATTGTCTCATGAAGAAGCTGTACAGGAATTTGAATTCTTGAAAGATCTTCCAAAAGCGAATAGGCAAATTTATAGTTACAAAAATGATGAATATCCCTCAAATGAAACTATTTTTTTGAAAGGCAAAGCAATCTCATGGAACAAGGTAGTTACTGGATCAGGGTTTACGGACTATGCTGAACTTAATAAAGCTTTACGAACTTCGATTGGTGCGCTAAGTAAAAACTATACTAGACCAGACCTTTTGGAAAATCTTAATGCATTTACGGATAAGAAAAGTATCTATCATCCTACTGAAGGCACTTTTGATATGTTATCAAAAGCAAGCATTTATAGAACTTTCCAGTTTTTCAGAAAACCTCAGATTGTTATAACAGACGAATTCTACCAACAGACCTTTAGTGTAGACCTCGATAAATTAAGTGAATTTGAATTTTGTGATCAAATTAATTTCAAAGATTACTACATATATTCTGCTGATTTTGAACTTTTGTTTACAGTGGAATGGGATAGTTTTTTCTTTATTATTGCGACAGACAGCAAAAAAATGGAACAATTAATAGAGAGCAAATTGTTTGAGGGTTTTCTATGTAATGATGAGACAGATCATGATTGGGATTATGTGGATAAAAAGTAA